CGGCTTCGAGGAGGGATCGTCGCGAGCGGGGCATAGGGACGGACGGCCGTACGCGGAGGAGAGGAAAAAACGTGCGCACCTCCGCGGTGCTGGACCGGGGGCCGCACCCACAATTGTTAGGCACCCGGGGCCGAATCCACAACGCACGATGCCCTCCACGAACGGCGACGCGGCGATCGAGGCGACCGACCTGCGGAAGGTCTACGGGTCGGCCGTCGCGCTCGACGGCGTCTCGCTGTCGATCCCGCCCGGGACGGTGTACGGCTTCCTCGGCCCCAACGGCGCCGGCAAGACCACGACGATGCGGATCCTCACGGGACTGACTCAGCCGACAGACGGGTCAGTCCGCGTCGTCGGCGTCGACGTCGGCGACCGCCGCGCGCTCGCCCCTCGCGTGGGCTACCTCCCGGAGACGCCGCCGCTCTACGAGGAGTTCAGCGCGCGCGAGCAGCTCGACTACGTGGCCGACCTCCGCGACATCCCCCCGTCGGTCGCCGACGAGCGGATCGAGCGCTACCTCGACCAGTTCGACCTGACCGACGACGCCGACAAGCGCATCGAGGCGTACTCCAAGGGGATGAAACAGAAGACCGCGTTCGTGCAGGCGGTCCTCCACGACCCCGACGTCCTCTTCCTCGACGAACCGACCTCGGGGCTCGATCCCCGGGCCGCGCGGCGGATCCGCGAGTCGATCGCGGGCTTCGCCGACGACGGGACGACGGTCTTCCTCTCGACGCACATCCTCTCTGTCGTCGAGGCGGTCGCCGACGAGGTGGGCGTGCTGCTCGACGGCCGCCTCGTCGCCGAGGGCACGCCCGAGGAACTCCAGTCGCGCGCCGAGACCGGCGAGTCGGGATCGCTGGAGGACGCCTTCCTCGCGGTCACGAGCGACGGCGCCGCAGACGTCGACGCGGCGTCCGCGTCCGCGGAGAGTCCGACGGCCGAGCCGCGATGACGCTCCGACGCGACGCCCGCCACGGCCTGCGGATCGCCCGCGCGGAGTTCCGCCGGAGCCTCCGCGCCTACTCGCGGGACTGGCGACGGCTCGTCGGCCTCGGCGTCTCCGTCCTCTTTTTCGGCGGTTACCTGCTGTTCTCGCTGCCGGCCGCGTTCGTCCTCGGACGGACGGCCAGATCGGTCGAGGCGATCCCGTTCCTCGGCCCCGCCGGGACGCTCCTCCCGCTCGGACTCGTCGGGATCGCGACGTTCCGAACGCTCGAACGGATCGGCAGCGCCGAGGGCGAGGCGCTGCTCCTCACGACGGTCCACCCGCGTGCGGTCGTGATCGGCCTCATCGGCGCGGAGCTCGGCCGGCTCGCCGCCTGGTTCGGCGTCCCGATCGCCGCGCTCGTCATCGCGTTCGCGGTCGGGCTCGGCACGCCCGTCGTCCTCCTGACGGCGGCGCTCGTCGCGATCCCGCTCCTCGCGTGGAGCGCCGTGTGGGGCTACGCCGTCGGGCTGGCCCTCCTCCGCGTCTTTCGCTGGCTGCCGACGTTCCGTCGGGTGCTGAAGGTCCTGGGCGTCGCGGCGTTGATCGCGGTAGTCCTCGGCTCCCAGGCCGTCGGGCAGCTCCTCGCCGAGGGATCGATCTCGGTTGGAGGGGTCCTCGCTGCGATCACGGTCGGCCCGCTGACGGAGTACGTCGCGCTCGCGGCACTCGGGACGCCGCTTCAGCGACCCCCCACGCTCGCCGCCGTCGCCGTGTTCGTCGGGCTCGTCGCGGCCGTGCCGATCGGGCTCGCCGTCGCGACCCGCCAGGCCTCGGCGCTGTGGTTCGGTGACGTGCCGGCCGACGGCGTGACGTCGCAGGCGACGGGTCGGGAGGGCGGGCTGTCCGTCCCGCGGCCGTTCGCCGCCGCGAAGAGCGGACGGATCGCGTGGCGTCACCTGGTCCGAGCCGTCCGGAAGCCCCAGGAGTTCAGCCACCTGGTGATGGTCGTCTTCTTCCTCGGACCGATCGGGACGACGGCCGTCCAGGGATCGAGTGGCGCGCTCGGCCCGCTCGCGGCCGGCGTGGGAGTCGGCCTCGGAGCGTACCTCGCCGGGGGCACCTTCGGGCTGAATCCGCTCGGCGACGATCGGCCGCAGTTCCCGCTGTTGCTCCTCAGCGGCACCGACGCCACGACGCTGGTGCGCGGGCGGCTCGCGGCGGGAGTCGCGCTCGGCCTCCCGTTCGCGCTCGGCCTCCCGGCCGTCGGCGTCGCGCTCGGCCTGCGCCCGGTCCGGGCCGTCGCGTTCGGCGCCCTCGGGGCCGGATCCGTTCTCGCCGCCGCGGCGTTCGCGCTGGGGCTCGGCGCCGCCTACCCCATCTACGAGGAGCGGGAGTTCTGGGGGACCGAGACGGTCGTGCCCTCGACGCTCGTGATGCTCGTCTACCTCGCGGTCGTCGGGATCGGCACGGCCATCGCCCTGATCGGTACGTGGTTCCTGCTCACCGGCGGCCTCGTCCCGACACCGGTGTTCGGCGTCGTCGCCGGAATCTATCTCCTGTTCACGGCCGGCGTCTCGTACGGATCGTACCGGTACGCGATCCGGCGGTACCGAAACTACCACCTCGAATGAGTCGGGCGACAGACTCAACCCCGAGGGCGGTCGCGTCCCGATATGGTCCCTTCCCGACGAACCCTCCTCCGTAGCGCGGCGGCGGCCGGACTGACCGCGGTCGCTGGCTGTGCGGCGCTCCCGTCGTTCGGCACCGACGACGCGGGGCCGGAGTACACCCTCACCGCCGACCGAATCGACGCCTCGCCGGTCGAACACGCCCTCTACGAACCCGACGAGGACGACCCGTTATTCGGCGCTCCCGCACGGACCGCACTCGATTCGATCCTCCCGGACGGCCGATACACGACCTACGGCTACGAGTCGCTACCCGCGGGCGCCTACGTGCGACACGACGGGATCTACTACCGGACGGAGTCGGTCGTCACCGGA
This is a stretch of genomic DNA from Halobellus sp. MBLA0158. It encodes these proteins:
- a CDS encoding ABC transporter ATP-binding protein, producing MPSTNGDAAIEATDLRKVYGSAVALDGVSLSIPPGTVYGFLGPNGAGKTTTMRILTGLTQPTDGSVRVVGVDVGDRRALAPRVGYLPETPPLYEEFSAREQLDYVADLRDIPPSVADERIERYLDQFDLTDDADKRIEAYSKGMKQKTAFVQAVLHDPDVLFLDEPTSGLDPRAARRIRESIAGFADDGTTVFLSTHILSVVEAVADEVGVLLDGRLVAEGTPEELQSRAETGESGSLEDAFLAVTSDGAADVDAASASAESPTAEPR